GTATTAAACCAAATAGCTTATAGAAAATTAGTATTAAAtagtaaaaacacacacaaaaagacacatatagatatatatatatatatatatatatatataaataaaataaaatagagtttgGTTCTAATGTGATGCTTAACAAAGCAAACTGTGATGCAATATGTATCAACTTCATTAATTGGACAAGTCCAATGAAGCACAAATCAGGTATGTGCTACACTCTCAACAGCCAACTCCTGCTAGATTCTTTTTGTTCATAGGCTCTGTCCAATTCCATTCCAGAGAGCATCTGTTTTACATCTTCTTGACTCTGTGGctgtaaagagaaaaagaagaaaaaactaaatgACAGGGTGACTGGCTGGGAGGAATAGATTTTGTACCTAAAGATTGCCTCTTGTTTCCTAATCTCATCTCAGGATGTCAGCAGCTCAAGAGTCTAGAGGGAGAAATCAAGGTTCAGAGAGGAAGGGCCTTGCCCAACATAACTCAGCTAGCTAATGACAGATACAAGACTCAATGCTTGGGTTGCGTCTTTAAATTCAGTGTCTATGGCGCCTTTGTGTTAGGTGACTTCTGTtcatattgataaaataaaatgtaacaccACTGTAAATCACAACCATTGATCTCTTTTTGactctttatttttcagtttttaacaaAATGTCATGTAGTTTGTGAATTATATACATAGGAGtcatctttgcaaaaaaaaaagtcaagctgcTAGCACCTATCTAATGCATAGGAGACTCTTATACATCATGGAAAaatcactgaatttaaaaaaagataaaaatgatgtgtaagtggaaaaaatgaatttttgttttcatggtcCAACTCAAATTTCCCCTTTAAAATTCTATGCtgctggggcactggggtggctcagttggttaagcaaccaactctggagttctgctcaggtcgtgatttcagggtggtaagatcaagccccgcattgggctccgggctcaagattctctctcctccccccattcttttctctctaaaataaataaataaatctttaaaaataaactaaataaataaattgctatAGTGTTTAGGTTAAAAGGTCCCAGCAAGCCTATGATCCACCACTCTGCACATGACCTTTGCCCCGACATTTGAAGAGAGTCTGATAGTAAATATCCCATACCTGAGGATTTGCACAGCCTTTTTCACCCAGTTCCTCTTTGGATCTGCACACACAGccaattttttctttgtgtaaaagcttaaaaaaaaacacagaaaatttgATTTGTGCTTAAAGAGTTTTGAATTGCTATTTCACAGAACATGCAATAGAAATTTTGTATTCCAATGGACTGCTCTACccatttagcattttatttgtttcagaggtgaaacaacaaaaaaaaatgctggtggttACACAAAATACGTGTATATCCAACCAATAACCTATACCACTCTGAAGTATAATATCCTATATGTATCAAGATTATTACATGTGAAAGCATAATAACTCTTGAGTTTTTACTTACAGCCCCAACCATTCTCTGGTAGAAgatgctcattttaaaatttatgtctcCCATGTTTTCCTGAGATGGCATGTAAGTAGTTtataaatgtatcttaaaaagtgatttgaggggcgcctgggtggctcagtggggttaagccgctgccttcggctcaggtcatgatctcagagtcctgggatcgagtcccgcatcgggctctctgctcagcagagagcctgcttccctctctctctctgcctgcctctccatctacttgtgatttctctctgtcaaataaataaataaaatctttaagaaaaaaaaattttaaaaaaaagtgatttgaccctcaactctgttctttaaaaaaagaaaaaaagaaaaaaagaaatactaaactTCTGCCTTATTCTAGTCCTATTTAAACTTTGGAATACATATGTACTATCAAAACAAACATAGCATTGCCACATTAGTTATTTCTGAAATtccagaaaggcaaaaaaaaaattttttttaatttgaaattcccACATACTCCTGACACAATTGAATAACTTACATGACAGCATTGATGTCACAAGCTTCATTGGCCAATTGCTGTGTGAAGCCCACAATATATTTTGGATGAAGGATATGTTCTGTATATCGAAGACAGCAATCAAAGTTGCTtgctgctgaaaagaaattaaaggtattgAGTAAACATGATTGAGTTTATTCTGTAGTTGGTATTATGGAACTACTCAAAGTTGTAGTTGTATATGGTAAAGAAACTATTTAGAGAAACAGTTGCAATGTCTTTGAAATATGACTTAATGTAGTTTCcagctctcttaaaaaaaaaaaaaaaagagggaaggaactTATTTGCTGGGTGATTTTGGTTTAATAATACAGTTTAGAAGCCTGTGACTTCTAACAAAAGGAATATCTTTAGTGAGAAACACAAACTGATAGTGTTTCATTTAAGTTCATTATAATCATTCAAGAATATGACTATCTCCCACTTGAAGAAACTCTTACATAGAACCTTCCACattcagaaaatgaataaatatggagCTTTTAATTTATTACTTAGCTCCGAGCATTGAGAGAAGGGGAATGATAAGAAGTTACAAAGGAAAATGCAATTTATAGGAGCTTCAAAAGCACTTTGAAATTGTGATATTATGGAAATATTTTGGTCATAAAAGTTCAACACGTGCATTTTCAGGAATGCACCTGTTGCTAAAAGGGATGTACTCTCACAGTCATAAAGCAATACTCAGACACTCCCCCAGGTTAAATTATAACCTGTTGTAAGGTAAGGGATAAATTATCTCTAAGTTGACACGAAGGGGCCCAAAGCTATGTAAGGATGGAGAAGTCAGACGCCGTAATTTGTCTCTAAAGAATGAGTTTTGAACTTAAACTATTTGGGTGGGAGATGAAAAAGTCGGAAGATTGGGAGTGTTTCCTACATTTCAGAATGACCCCATTCACTGGTAATATAACACAATTTATATCACTCCCCAAAATAACACCTTAGTCCTGTTGTGGAGCTTGGGGGTCTCTAAgaacccagacaccccaaatatctgctggggaaaaaaaaagcgtAATCAGCAGCGGTAACCGTTCCCTCCTCACTCACCAATGAGTGACAACTCCCATCACTTCTCAAGACTTTCTTACAGGCTCCCTTTCCTTGGGGACCCCCAGGGGAGCTCAAGGTTTCAAGGAGAATGAAAACAGTTCTTCCTCCTGTGTCAGCAGAAAGACTGATACTTACCTTCTGACTTGCTGCAGAGGTGGAGTAGCAGCACTGACATCAAAGTAGCCAGGAGCAAATTCTTGCTACTGCACATCATTTTCAGCTCAAAGAATAAATCTTCTCAGTGCTGAGTACCGAGTGCTCTGGGAGTAATGCTAGGTTCTGATAGCAGCCTGGGTCTGGGATGGCCCTTCTTATAGCAAATATTGGGAATGTACACAGAAGGCGTGTTCTGACATGGGTTTTCCCCCATTGATCAACCTGTCCCATCATGTCGTcacaaagaaaaaccacaggGAAAATTTCCTGCCTTTCCCTAACGTTGGGAAGCTGTTAAGGTCAGGGTAAGGGGGATGGTGTTTGAGAAGGGGAAAATCCTGTTAAATCCTTTGGGTTTTCAAAAAGGGAAAGCAGCCTATCCCTGTGACTCAGAAAAGGGTTTCACGCAGTTTTAATCTCTTGTCTCTGAAAAGAGAGGACAAGGATTAACAAGGATGCAAAGGTCAGCCCTACACAGGAACattacaggactctattgttacACTCTATTTGCTTTCCAGAGTCAACTGGGAGCAGGAAGATGAGACAGGATGCCAGGCATACTTAGGGATGCATTTATAATTGCTCAGCTATCACCAAAGACCTGGAATTTCTAGGCTACCATTCAGATTAGGTAATATGACAATGTTATAGTAGTGTTCCCAATGTTGGTGGAAAATACTAGCCCTCAAATAAGACTCAAGCCTCAGCTTCATCTTGATGTCATGTCAATTCTTCTAAGAATCTTCTACATTTGAATGACTCTAATCAATATTGTGGCCCAGAAAATAATCCCCACCTGCCCTTAACTCTGCGTGCTGAGGTAATTACATAGCACAACACAAAGCCTCAGAAGAGTtgaagaaaaaagacaatcagCAAAATCATGGTCAAATAATAGTGATAATGATTGTAATGTAATATGAATCCCTAACCTATGATGGTATAATGAGAACTCACCACAAAGGAGAATATCATTCTATGCTAGGAATTAGGTTTGCAAGAGGGGAGTTCTAGAGATAATGTAATTCTTTCTATCCTATCATAGGCATGGTTACACATAACTACACATATGTTAAAATTCCTAGAACtgtacataaagaaaaagaatgacttaTAGTGTATgatttactaaaaaaataaacttaggggtgcctgggtggctcagtgggttaaagcctctgccttcagttcaggtcatgatctcagggtcctgagatcaagccccgcaaagggctctctgctcagcagggagcctgcctcctcctctctctctgcctgcctctctgcctacttgtgatctgtctgtcaaataaataaataaaatctttaaaaaaaattttttaataaataaataaataaataacttaaaaacattGAAATCATTAAACAAAAACTATTCACTAAACACAGATATGTCGAAAGTAAATAGGtcaaaaaaagatataccatgtaaGCAGtacacaaaagaaaactggagtttCTATATCTGGCAAAGCAGATGTTAAACTAAAAAATGTTACTAGAGATAAAGAGGGAGCTCCATAATTGTAAAGGATCAATCCATCAGGAGGATACCAGAATTATGACCATATGACATACAACTAACAATAGCACccaaaaatatatgaagcaaaattgACAGAACCAAATGGAggaataaataattcaataataaaagtCAGATACTTCAATACCACAGTCCCAGTAATGAACAGAAAAACCAGATAGAAAACTCACAAACAACACTAGATCTAATAGACATCTACAGAACACCCTACAACAGAACACGAACAGGCatccttctcaagtgcacatagaacattctccaagatAAATCATATGCTAGGTCACAGAAcaattcttaataaattttaaaggatgGAAATCATACCAAATATGCTTTCAAAACCAccatggaattaaattagaatcaATAACAGAAGGAACTTCAGGAAATTTACAATAATATGTGGATATTGAATGATATATTCCTATATAACAAatacatcaaagaagaaatcataaggaaagtagaaaatacctcaaaatgagtgaaaacaaaaacatagcgtaccaaaattcatatgctgctGCGAAAGTACTGCTCAGAGGGAAATTTACAGcagggatacacaaaataagaaagaacataACAATAGAGGAAATCACCGGAACtcaaagttggttctttgaagagGTCAACATTAGCAAGCTTTAACTACACTAACCAAGACAAAGCAGGTGTAGGGAATGAAAGAGGGGTCATCATTATAAACTGTAAGAAGTAAAGAGGACTATGAACAACCATATGCCAACAAGTTAGATAGTATAGAGGAAAGGGACAAATTAGTAGAATGTTACAAATTCTGGAAACTAACTCAAGAAAACATAAAGTTTAAAATCTCCATGACAAAGACATTACATTAGTAACTAAAACTATTTCCATAAAGAAAAGCCCAGACCTATACAGCTTCatagtaaattctaccaaatactgaaaaataaattaaaaccaattTCATGGCAAATGTTTCCAGTAAGCAAAAGAGGAGGGAAAGATTTCTAGCTCATTCTCTGAGAACAGATTTATATTGATATTAAAGTAAGATAAAGACAtcacaggaaaataaaactaCTGGCCAATATCTCTTATCcgtacagacacacacaaaaatactcaataaaacaTTAGTAAATGGTAGCcagaaacatataaaaaggattgTGTAtcataaccaagtgggatttagcctaggaaatataattatattaactgaataaaaaattatgaaaagtatttgacaaaaccTAACACCTATtataataaaaacactcaacaaactggaaagaggaaagaactTCTTCAACCTGATAAACGTCATCCATGAAAAATTCCATAGCTAATCTCATACTTACTGATGAACAACTGAATGCTTTTctcttgagatccagc
Above is a genomic segment from Mustela lutreola isolate mMusLut2 chromosome 3, mMusLut2.pri, whole genome shotgun sequence containing:
- the CCL20 gene encoding C-C motif chemokine 20 isoform X2; this encodes MMCSSKNLLLATLMSVLLLHLCSKSEASNFDCCLRYTEHILHPKYIVGFTQQLANEACDINAVIFYTKKKLAVCADPKRNWVKKAVQILSHRVKKM
- the CCL20 gene encoding C-C motif chemokine 20 isoform X1 gives rise to the protein MMCSSKNLLLATLMSVLLLHLCSKSEAASNFDCCLRYTEHILHPKYIVGFTQQLANEACDINAVIFYTKKKLAVCADPKRNWVKKAVQILSHRVKKM